The following is a genomic window from Chionomys nivalis chromosome 24, mChiNiv1.1, whole genome shotgun sequence.
taaaaatcatCATTAATGGCTAAGAGGTGGAACctgcctagatgtccatcaaaaggtgaatgaataaaaaaaaaaaaagaaagaaagaaaaatgtgatggAGAGCCATGGAATTCTATTCAACCGTAAAGAGCTcaaccctaaatgggacatctctaCCATAACCCCTCCCCTTGATACTCAGGGGTCATCTCAGAAAAGGAGGTGGGAAGACTGCAAGGGCCAGGGCCAGAGGAGGGCTACTTCAGCACAGTGTTTTCCAGGCGTGAACTCACGTCGCTGTAGCTGTGACTGCATACACAAGTTCAAACCAGCCAAAATTCCACCATAGATACAAGATGGGTTCACCAAAACCAGTCGCTGAGGCACAACTGACAGATGCCAGAGGAGGGATCATCAGTTTCTTTGAATGTGGTCCCTGAGATTCCCAATCACATATTGGCAACAATAACTGGGCTTAGCAGTCTTAAAAAAGACTATGTAGGGGCAAgaagttcagcagttaagaatacttgcttctctttcagaggacctgggttcagctcccaacACGCACAAGgtggtccaaaaaaaaaaaaaaggtacatgaagttggaagggaaaagtatttttaaaagaagaataaaatgttaTAGAGATGGTTCACCCACAGGGCAGGTCACAAAGTGCCTGTGACTCTGACTTCAGGGGACCCAACGATAcatagatcttttttaaaaatgaagtaacaTGTACAGGACAGTATATGGAACTAGGAATATTACGCtgaatgaaataagccagacaaaTACCTCAAGTGTTCTCTCACGTCAGGGTCCTTGATTTAAAACTGtgtaaccgtgtgtgtgtgtgtgtgtgtgtacattaaaCTATATGTGGGTCAGGAAACCAAAAGGGGGTCCATATGGGGAAGATGGGGAAGCACCCTTAAGGGTGTTggcaggaaaaggagagagagagagagagagagagagagagagagagagagagagagagagagagagagaatgtgtagaATATGGAAGTTGGGACAAAGGGGAACAattggcagagagaaagaggaaccaGCAGGGGGTGGCAGGGGGTGGGAATAAGAGCAGTGTACATAAGAAAGTGTCATAATGAACAACCCACTGTTTCAGATGGtaacttaaaaatcaaaagaaacgaaggaaggaaggaaggaaggaaggaaggaaggaaggaaggaaggaaggaaggaaggaaggaaggaaggagagagagagagagaaagaaagaaagaaaattaagtcaaGAGAATCATTAAGcagagtggtggtgcacacctttaatcccagtactcgggaggcagaggcaggcggatctctgtgagttcaaggccagcctggtctacaagagctagttccaggacaggctccaaagctacagagaaaccctgtctcgaaaaacaaaaaaaaggaaaaaaagaaaaaaagaaaaaagagaaagaaccgTTAAGGTAACATAGTCCTTGGTATAAGTGCATTCTCTGCAAATGCATGGCATAGCTTTCATCTTCGCAAGGATTTTATTGGCTCTAGCATGGCACAGACGAGGCTGCTGTGAGCAGTAACTTCCCACAGTCCCCGGGTGGAAATGTTAAAAGGCTACAGTTTTCCAGATAGAGCTCCCCCACAGCAGCCAGAGGAAGCCGTTTCAATTGCTCTTCAGAGACATTTGTACCTAATTAGAAATGGCAACAGGAGCAGGCTGTTACCAGCTATAGTACAGGAAGTCCACTGGACTTGAAGCTGCCATGCCGTGAGGAGGGTACAAATGCCTGGGAGGACCAACCCTGAGAGCTGACCGCCCCACCCCAGATGTCCAACTTTTCCCAGCTACCCTTCAGATGACAATGTCCTGGACACCCAAACAGGAAGGGCCTAGCTGAAGAGCTTGCTATCCCACACCCACCACAACTGAGGGGTAATAATTGTTTTATCAACTAGGGGTCAAAGAAATTTGCTAGGCAACCATAGAAATGACAAATATGACAAATCATTTAGTTGTCACAATAACCCAAAGAGTTGCTGTCAGTCTCTTCTAAAATAAGGAGAGTCCGGCTGTGGTGGAgcgcacctttgatcccagcacttgggaggcagaggcaggtggattgatCTGAGCTCTACCTCGGGAGACCCtgtcattaaaaaattaaaaataaaatggggaaaGTGGAGGCCAGGGAtagtgggatggctcagcaggtggacTGTGCAACCCTGAAAACCTAAGATCAGTCTCCAGAACTCACCAACGAGGAAGGAAAAAAGTTGGGCTGACTTCAGGGCTGTCCTCTGAGCACATCACTCCTCAGCACACAGATATATGCATGCTCAGTAATAAATGAACATTCAGAATGAGATTCGAAGCTGTACAAGCAAGGCCAAGAGCTAGGCAGAGCTCTAGGTATGAAGGCAGACAGGAAACACAGGCCAAGCAACTCGGTTCTGTGGTCTCTTAGGTCACATACACTGGGCTGAGACACGCGTGACTCCTGGGCAAAACACGGCTGGCTTGACAAATATTGACACGCTTAGACAGGAGAGCTAGAAATGTGAGATGTGCACAGAGTCATATAAATATGTCTGCATGTAGGCtggaggggggggggtggagcCAAACAAGACTGAAAGTCTGTCCAGCAAGAGTGGAGGTTGGATAAGCGTGTGACCGAGGAGGGTACACAGGGTGGAGCAGTGCCAAAGCGTCACAGTGGCAAGGATGTCTGAGTGACATTCTGAGGTCCACGGGAGGAATTCCCTAAGTGAAGGGGAAGAAGCCCCGGTGATGgctccagaggagctgggttccgAACAGTGGTTTAGGACTGTTGTGTACAGGTATCAGTCTAAAGCAGGCCTGGGATGtagttggcagaatgcttgcctaaggTGCTCAGAGGCCTGGGCTGGGGAGGGTAGAGTCCCAGCACCACACTCAATAGGCATGGTAGGGTAACTCTGGAacgccagcactctggaggtgggggcaggaggatcaccctTGGCAacctagtgagttcaaggccgaccAAGACATGAGCGCctacctaaaaattaaaaattaagaagaaaaaggtgAGAAGCAGCTCAGAAGGAGTTTGTAGGAATCTGGCTCATCTTGTAGCACTCACAGGGACACTGAGGTTGACCCTGACTTTCTGACTGAGCCCCACACTGAATGTTCTCCAGTTTTCTGGCTCAGTAGGGAGGAAAATGGTCACCGACCGTTTCTGATGTTGGATACTGCAACATCTAAACAGAAATAAACTAACGGGCAGTCCCAAGGTGAAATTTCTAGAACGGACTGGTGAATGACCTGGCCAGTTGGGGTTTTCCCTAAGGCCGTCATCGTCAATAAATCCATGGACAAATAAGGCAGTGTTCCCATTTCAGGAGAGAAGGGATTCGGGGTAAGGGAGTAAAATTAGCAgaaagccaagtggtggtggcacacactgttaatcccagcacttgggaggtagaggtaggtggatctctgtgagttcgaggccagcctggtctacaaaagctagttccaagccaggcggtggtggcgcacgcctttaatcccagcactcgggaggcagaggcaggcggatctctgtgagttcaagaccagcctggtctacaagagctagttccaggacaggctccaaaaccacagagaaaccctgtctcgaaaaaaaccaaaaaaaaaaaaaaaaaaaaaaaagctagttccaggacaggctccaaagctacagagaaaccctgtcttgaaaaaaaaaaaaaaaaagaaaaaagaaaaaaaaagtgtaagtaGCTGTGACAGCTTACAAGAGCATTTGTGCATTACCGTAAAAGGGTAACAAATGCGATCACTTAACAGAGTAACGACATCATCACACTTCTGCTGGGAATTCTGTGGCAATAAAGGGTATTTGGAAATGAGGTCACGGTGACAGCTGATTTACTGTGATAGCCTAGACAAAGCTTTAACTGAGACGCTGGCAGAGTACATgtacacccataatcccagtgctggcgaggtggaggcaggaggattagaattCAAAGGTCATCCTCCTCTACACAGTGAGGAGGCTGCGTGTCTGTCTCAAAACtgaatgggtgaatggatggattaATAAAAGTCCAAAAGGTTGATAGAACTGTGCAGTGGTACTTGTCTAGGGTGCCTGAGACCCTAGACTTAGTACCCTGTGCCCCAACCCAATACACTTATCCCCTATGACAAAAGTCCTACTTACCTTTGGTGAAGTGCTTTCTGAAAGCATCTCTTGCCTACAGAGAGACTGAACTTTTGCTAGCCCTCACAGTCAAGTTAATAATCTGCCTGGGGATTATTTAAGACTATGTGTTTCATCCGCTGTCCTACTGTGTGCACTGCCCTAATGTGTGCTCGGCTTGTTTaacctgcctttaagagaacaatgtaaccaatcttttttttaaagatttatctattatatgcacagtgttctgcctgcatgtatgcctgcacgcccaaagagggcaccagatctcattatagatggctgtgagccaccatgtagttgctgggaattgaactcaggacctctggaagagcagtcagtgctcttaaccttaagccatctctccagcccaatgtaaCCAATCTTAACATGCTTTGGATTTTCCATGCAATCAGCTTTTACAACCTAAGCTAAATGCATAGTTCTACTCTTAAAAAATTATGTACTCTTCCATGAGCcagaatactgtgtgtgtgtgtgtgtgtgtgtgtgtgtgtgtgtgtgtgtgttaatcatTTATTGAAATTAGCCAACAGGTTGAAAGCAACCTTAAACAAAATGAATATCCACCATAAATATTGGAAACAACATGTGATATCGGTTGATAACGTGTGAGGTTTTGAGTGTTGAGTCAGTTGAAGTCAGCAGTTTCTTTCCAGGTAAACCTGCTGAGGAGTTCTGTAAAGAAGCCCTCGTttcggctggagagatgactcagcagttaagagcactggctgctctaccagaggacttgggttcaattcccagcacccacatgatagctcacaactgtctataactccagttccagggaatctgacaccttcacaccaatgcacgtaaaacaaaaaaagaagcccTCATCATTACTTTCCCATACTATGTTTCCTAGGCTATTAAATAAATACAGAGCAAAGCCTTTCGCTAGGGACAGGCATAACACACAGGCAGCACAGGGCAGGCACTGGGGGCAGATTGGACATACAACACACAGGCTACAGACAGGTCAGAAATCACAAACTACAGAgggaagacacagggagagaagtggggaattCACATTCGGGCTCACTGTTGGTCAAACTGTCCCGAGAGGAAGTCCGATTTGCTCCTTAATGTGACATCCATGCACTGACCTATCACttattgtatgtttgtgtgcgtcACTGTATGccgtgtgtatgcaggtgcctgtggagcccagaagagggtatcgTATCACCTGGAGCTGTGTTATAGGTGGTTGTCAGGCCAGCATGGATCCTCTAAAGAACAAGCACTCTTGACCACGGAGCTATCTCCCCAGGCCCTTACCTACATTTAAAGTTCTTCAAAGACagtcctgtttgtttgtgttaaCTCCACAGCCTGCCGCCACTGCGGCACAGAGTAAGAACTTGGTAAGCAACAAACAGACAAGATCATTTCAATAAATCAAGTGAATTGTTATGTTCTAGAAAACCTAGAACATGGCCAATTAATGACCCAGAAGACTCAAGTCCCCAGTCCCCACGTCGGGTGCCCGAGGCACCTGTAACTACCTATAACCACAGCTGCAGGTGATCTGACACCGTCTGCTGggctgcacacacacctgcagaccCAGCTTCTGAGGAAGCCAGCTCTCCCTGGATGCAGTTCAGCATCTGACTTAGGTAATGCAGCTGGCCAGCGGGACGCAGTAGCCCCTGACAAGTCACCAGAGGGGCTGGGGGACAGTCTTGTGCCTGAGACAtactcttccttctcctgctctAGTACCTGCGTGCACCCTGCAAACACACTCCGGCCATTTCCAGAGCATGTGCTGTCTGCACTGAGGACTCTCGAGAACCCTTACGCTTTAGACTTTGGTTTCTCATCATTTAACACCTAATCTAAAAATTCCCAATCCAAAATGATCCCAAATCTGAAAGTTTCTAGATGAAATAAATATCAGATTTTGGATTTTCAAATTAAGGAACTGCAGGATATATATGTTTTCTAAAAAACCACAGCAGACACGGGAGGAGGTGAGGTATGCTCTTTAATTTTATATGCAACCCGGAAAACAAAGGAACCAAAACACCGTTTCTTCGTGGCAAAGATGATTTATTGTACTTCGAGGGAGAAACGAAAGAGTGACACCTGTTTCATAGCAAAACTACCGAGCCTGCTGAGGAAACGTGAAGAACAACTCTGCCAATCCCGCGGTTTGCAGCCACCACAACAGAGCTGGGAGTTGTTCGCTTTGGTGTTCTCAGATAAAGATTTTTCTGACACATCTGATACTTCCAATTAAATGTCAGTTaaaataaactcacagagatacaaaaTGTATGATTTGTGCTTAAAAAATTAGTAACTAGAGGTCAGCTCACCACCATCTGGACGCAGGTCAACAGTCAGTGAAGTGCCTTCCAACACCCTGGGCTACATCTAAGGCCTAATCTTGCTCTCCTCataagtatctttttaaaataagaaactaaaaACTTAAAAGTAGTAGGTCGCTACAAATGAgagacaaatgttttaattaataaatactaaAGTGGAAAAATAATGGTTTTCACAGAATTGTAAAGAAAGCTCACTAACTCCTTACAAAAAGAAACAGTCTGctactttaaaaagagaaataattattAATAGTGCTTGAAGAGACGATCCCAAGAACAGTAGGAAGAAGGCACACGCCCGGAAAGCCTCTCTGTTCCCCAGCTGTACAGTGTTGAAAACAATGAACAGACGCCCTTCTGTAAGCACGGCCACGGCCCAGCTACTGCGCCCATTATGTCTCACTAGAAAAACAGTTCCCGAGTCAGCATTAATTTGGCTAAATCTTTAATTATAGCACGATCAGGAAAACTGTAGAAGGCTAGTTCtagtgacacaagcctttaatcccaagcggctggaggatgaggcagggggaTATCTGTTAGTCGGAGGCCACCCTGGTCCCAGGCCAGTCaggcctacaaagtgagaccctgtatttaaaaagagaaaaagaaaaatctctctaGATGCAAGTAAAGCCATCCTGGCCCTAGTATTTAAAACTGGACAACCATTTCATAAAAGTTTTACTTTCACTTAGCTTACTAAAtagaaaattttgcttttgtaACTGAATTTTCCAACTGGGACCTTCAGAATAATGAAACTAGGTCGGAGTGCCTTTGTTTCCCACATTCTGAAAACATTTAAGTAAAATCTATTTTGTCTTAATTTCCTCTAAAACTGCCCAGGGCTGCAAGCTGTTAGAACGAGGATGTGCACACTTAGGCTGAATGCGGCTTACACAGCATTCCGCAAAGAGCTTCATATGGAAATGTGCACTGTTCTTTGTGCAAAGTCTTAAATTTAAACTAAAAgtgcttagggaaaaaaaaattaaactatttctttCACCACTGAGGGGCAGTTAAGATATTTTTCAAGCCGggaggtgatggtgcacacctttaatcccagcacccgggaggcagagacaggtggatctcagtgagtttgcagccagcttggtctacagaggaagctccagaacaggctccaaagctacagagaaaccctgtcttgaaaaaccaaagaaaaaaaaaattaatccctTTTGTCCAAAGGAACAGTTTGTGGACATAAAacgcaaacatttaaaaaaactaaCCCAACGCTACTATGACAGGAATCCACGCAGTCGGGAACTTGAGGCGTGCCTTCAGAGCTCTGGCAGAACGGACGCTGCCAGAGTCCAGCCCTGAGTCACCAACTCACTATAGGTGGAGGACAGGGGCATCAGGAACCAGCTTTGCAACTatctgatattttaattaaaagtcatGGCTAAAATAAATTCCCATTACAACTGTCTGgattcttttgattagttttttagTACTTAGATGCCACTTACAATAAAAAGCACCTCGGTAACTCGCTTTTTGCCGTTAGCTCCGCGCAGTAAGTGTGCGCTACACGACATTTCTTTCCCAGTCCAGGAACACGGCGTGGGCGCCACACTGAGCCTTGAGGTCCCATCATGCTCACGGGAGGCCTGGGACTGGAAAGAAGGCCTGGTCGTCCCGTCTTTGCTTCCTTCTCCATCCCAGCTGTAAACTGGCCTTCTCCTTGGACGGTCACAGTGACAAACTTAGTAAGAAGATGAAAATACAAAAGGCAGCGCAACGACGGAACCAGCAGGATGAGCCATGATATTGAAGAGTTAATCTTACACACGTAATCACACTGCTTCAGACTCAGTCAGACCCGTGAGGGGCATACCTGTGACTCAGCACCAGCACGGCACCGCGGGCTTTGTTTCGGGTTTCAGGATAACTCTGTTATCAGGTGGCTGGCTAAGCATCAATGGCTTGTGGCTCTTCAGCTTATGAGCCAACGTCATAAATATCGCTTCTACGTGGTCATTATCATTGGGGTTTTTAGCCGACGTCTCGAACAAAGGCATGCTGTGTGTGTCAGCAAACTTCTGTGCCAAGTCTGTGGGCACCTGGATGGCGCTTCTCAAGTCACATTTATTCCCAACCAGGATGCGAGGTATGTCACTTGCCAGCAAGTGCTGCTTGCATTCCTCAATCCAAGATGGCAGGCTGTGGAAGCTGGCCATGTTGGTCATGTCATAGACAAAGACGACAGCGTGCACGTTTCTGTAGTAGTGCTGAACCATGCTCTTCCTGAACCGCTCTTGTCCTGCAGTGTCCCACAGCTGGATCTGCAGCGCGGGAAACAGAAAGCAAGGTCGACACGTTCAGTCCAATGACAGCAGCCTAGCCACGTCTACCTGCCCCGAACACTCTGCCGCTTGGGAGCTTGGCTTTTCTGTGGGATCTAGACTGCATGATCTTAGGATAGTCACCATGTGACTactaaatatcattttaaaatctgaaCAGGTAAAGTcttaacaattattttttaaagaagattgaGGGGAAAAGATACAGCACATAAACCATCAGAATATTCATAGCCTAGAGCTATGAAAGGCCAGCGCTGAGTCAAACGCACTGAACGAGTGGTTTTTAATGTTTAtcctgcatgtacacacatgcatataggcAGGTACAAACCATGATGAGTGCACACAGGTCAGGTCAACTCAGGAGTTGGCTCTCCACTGACACTTTGGGGTTCAGGGATCAAGTGTCTCTGGCCATTGGGCCATCCATCTAGCCCTCAGTTCTGACTTTTAAGTCTGTCAGCTCTTTAAATCCAAACTTCTTCATTTtatcctgtttttctttcttttttcctctccttttcttcttttggagacagggtctttaacTGTGTACTCTTggatgtcctggagctctctatatagacagggctggcctcaaactcacagagattcacctacctctgactcccaaattctgggattagaaGAAGCAATTACCAGCATGCCCAGACTCTCCAGTTTCTTAACAGTCTTCCTTTGACTAATATAAGCCTAATTTTATCCAGAGTAGAAATGTAACGTACTTACAAGtcttgatttctctgttttcttggtACTTAGGGGGACCCAGTAGCAGAATTTGAGCCAATACCATGCAGCCAGCCTTCCTGGGAAGAAGGCATTCCAGGAAAGCAGCTGTCTTTGAGATTGAAAAAAGAGGGTCCGGGGAGACAATAAAGTGTTGCTGTAtgtgtagtttgaatgtaactggccctcATAAGCTAATAGGGAGCTgcactattaggagctgtggctttgttgaggtgggtatggccttgttggaggaagtgtgtctctgtgggaacaggcttttgaggtttcctatgctcaggatccTGCCTGGTGTCACCGGCCACTTCCCGTTGCCTTCTGATCAACATAtagccaacaccatgtctgcctgcacgccgccatgctccctgccatgataatgggctgaaatctctgaactgtaaaccaccacctcaattaagtgtttttcttGTAAGAGtcgccatggtcatagtgtctcttcgcGGCAACAGAAACCTCAGCTATGACCCTACGGATATGAGAACCTGCATTCTGTCTCCAGTACTCAGAGCCGGGGGAGCAGTCACACCTAGAACCTGCATTCTGTCTCCAGTACTCAGAGCCAGGGGAGCAGTCACACTGAGAACCTGCATTCTGTCTCCAGTACTCAGAGCCGGGGGAGCAGTCACACCTAGAACCTGCATTCTGTCTCCAGTACTCAGAGCCAGGGGAGCAGTCACACTGAGAACCTGCATTCTGTCTCCAGTACTCAGAGCCGGGGGAGCAGTCACACCTAGAACCTGCATTCTGTCTCCAGTACTCAGAGCCGGGGGAGCAGTCACACTGAGAACCTGCATTCTGTCTCCAGTACTCAGAGCCACGGGGAGCAGTCACACTGAGAACCTGCATTCTGTCTCCAGTACTCAGAGCCGGGGGAGCAGTCACACCTAGAACCTGCATTCTGTCTCCAGTACTCAGAGCCAGGGGAGCAGTCACACTGAGAACCTGCATTCTGTCTCCAGTACTCAGAGCCGGGGGAGCAGTCACACCTAGAACCTGCATTCTGTCTCCAGTACTCAGAGCCGGGGGAGCAGTCACACTGAGAACCTGCATTCTGTCTCCAGTACTCAGAGCCGGGGGAGCAGTCACACTGAGAACCTGCATTCTGTCTCCAGTACTCAGAGCCAGGGGAGCAGCAATGGCTGTgaggacaggaggatctctgaggtgTGCAGGCCAGCCAGACTAGCCGGACCATTCAGttgccagtgagaaaccctgtccccaaaactaAGGAAGACTGCAATGAAGGAAGAACTCTAGCCTCCAttcatgcctgcacacacaggtgcacacacgatcatgaacacacacagtagAGCATTTAAAACATGCCAGGTGTCACAGCTCACTCTGCCCTTGGCTGCCTGACAacaggcatttttgttttttgttttggtttttggttttttgagacagggtttctctgtgtagctttggagcctgtactgaaactcactctgtagaccaggctggcctcaaattcacagagatcctcctgcctctgcctctgagagctgggatttaaggtatgtgccaccactgcccagcaacaacCGGTATTTTGTAAGAGTAAAAACAGCCTCACAAGGAGTCACAATAAAGAGTTAAGGGTAAGTTTGGCATCCTACCAACTGGGGATATCACATGACTGCTACCtctggttttattcttttttgaatgtttctaaaattttaagattttatttatgtttatttatgtgttttgcctgtatggatGCCTGTGTACCACGGGTGTGAACAGGATCCTCTAAAACTGGACAGTTGCCAGTCACtgtcctgggaaccaaacatgggtcctttggaagagcagccagtgcactcaCCTGCTAAGCCGTTTTTCCAGCCTCTAGATGTCATTTTTATATGACAAGATAAGACCTTTTACAGGTTCAACACCACTGCTGAATTTCCCTTGACATTGATAATGCTGTCAAGTTATCTACTACACTACCTTATTTAAAGTTACCTACTTTGTTTACTCAGGAAATCCCACAATTCTGAATTTGTCAGATAAGATACTAATAAACCCTCAAAAGTATCTGAATTCTATCCTggcatggcggtgcacacctttcatcccagcagaggcaagtggatctttgtgagttccaggatagccagagctacatagtgagaccatgtctcaaataaaGGTATCTGAATCCTATATtcaggggctggcaagatggctcaagcaggtaaaggtgcttgtctgatgaccttagttcaatcccaggacccacactgtggaaggagaaaaccagatCCTGCAAActatcctctgacttctacatgctcacactcacacacacttcacacatgtgcacacgcacacacacagacactaggtatatgtaatttaaaattaaagcctctaaaaataaatacaatccaAAGTTCAGCCAGATGTGTTGCTGTCTGTGACCTGTTACTCGGGAGAGTAGAACAGGTGCCTCTAGAGTTTGAGACAAGCGTGGGCAACTGAGCAAAACCCTGCCCTTAAATTTAAAGATTCataggctggagagctggctcagcagataagagcatttgctgcactGTAGAGAACCACGTCTGGGTCATGGCACCCATAGGTTGGCTCACAATGgtgtgtaactctagttccaggaacccaacatcctcttctgccaTCTTCGTGCACAccgggcacacacatggtgtataaacactcatacacataaaacaaatgaaagctTTCTTTAAAATCCTAAAAGTAGATGTTCTATCTCACTCTCATGACCTCTGTTCCTAGAGCTATTATCTCCAGTTACAACGACTTGCCTCGGTGGGCCTTCTTCATCAACGAAAGCCAGCTACTGAAACCATGGCTTTAGGATTTGTCCTTTGTCACCTTCGTTAGCTTTCTTTGGCACTTGGCTTTGAGAATTCCAGGGTAACCTACCAACTGACCTGTTTGCACGACTGCACACTTAGTCCCTGCACACAACCCTACCATAGGGATTACTGGACCTAGACCCTACTCTAACAGGGaagacagatacacatacagtAAGATGGTCCTGGTCTGACAGAGGGCTAAGGGGATTTTCACTGAAGGAAGTAGAATGGCTGGGATTCTAAGGAGAAGCTCAACAACAATCCTGCAGGCAGATACAGGAAGGAGGGATATTCCAAGCAAACAGCGAGAAGCCAGCAAATGACTTGGCCGAACTACAGGGTGACTGAAGGAAGCAGCATGGCCTAACAAAGAGTGGCTTgtggtgctgggcggtggtggtgcacgcctttaatcccagcacttgggaggcagaggcaggtggatctctgtgagttcaaggccagcctggtctacagagtgagttttagtacaggcttcaaagctacaaagagaaaccctgcctcgaaaaaaacaaacaaaaaaggaatggcTTGTGTTAGCTGTTTTTAAATGAGATCAACTGAGCTGCTACCAAAATTCAAAGTCAGGTCTGAATTTTTTCCCAGTGCTGAAGATGAAACCCACTGTCCCAAATGTGCCagacaagtgctccaccactgagctttGCAGATCTCTATCCCCTCAAAGGGACGCTTGGAAGAAATACTGCAGCTAGGGTTTTGATGAGAGGAGTAATATGAAAAATAGCAGTAGGAAGCTAGTTGGATCTAGGG
Proteins encoded in this region:
- the Rab33b gene encoding ras-related protein Rab-33B; the protein is MASEVESSLEVSFSSSCAVSGASGCLPPARSRIFKIIVIGDSNVGKTCLTYRFCAGRFPDRTEATIGVDFRERAVEIDGERIKIQLWDTAGQERFRKSMVQHYYRNVHAVVFVYDMTNMASFHSLPSWIEECKQHLLASDIPRILVGNKCDLRSAIQVPTDLAQKFADTHSMPLFETSAKNPNDNDHVEAIFMTLAHKLKSHKPLMLSQPPDNRVILKPETKPAVPCWC